A section of the Drosophila sechellia strain sech25 chromosome 3L, ASM438219v1, whole genome shotgun sequence genome encodes:
- the LOC6604876 gene encoding intraflagellar transport protein 122 homolog: MRGVLKWLERIEFPNSKDNEISVHNVCYAPDGSQLVVAAGDRLLIYDPNDGSLLNTLKAHKDTVNCVAYSRDGKRFASGASDKMVIVWSPQLEGLLKYSHGDSIQCMSFNPVSHHLASCSLSDFAFWSADQKAVQKYKISARVNGCSWTNDGQYLILGLANGTISIRNKLGEEKGRIDRPGGPNSNVFSVQCCPACGPGSVDTIGVVDWSQTLSFHTLSGQMIGKERTLGFDPLCLQYFPNGEFCLVGGCTGGLHFFTREGIRLGTLGDTFDTWIWTVALHPNGQSYTIGCQDGTLACFNIASSTVHALYRERYAFRENMCDVIIQHLISGQKVRIKCRDLVQKIAIYRNRLAVQLPERVVLYELSSGEDQPMHYKVREKIQKKFDCSLLVVCSRHIVLCQEKRLQCLDFMGVLQREWIMDSFIRYIKVTGGPVGREGLMVGLKNGQVFRIFLNNSLPLLITTAVSAVRCLDINSKRSKIAVVDDVGRLVVRDIINDTILYQDTGVNSVTWNTHLDSMLCYTHTTGGLSVRVGNLPPRAPQNMHGVVVGLCGATAFCLRGNIMHNTPLALGSTMWQFIEAGLFDEAYQVACLGVTTSDWEGLAQSALEALHINIARDAYVKVRNLPWLKLIGELRDQQQRSAVPKEVLLAENCAFAGKFKEAARLFLKCGQSSRALEMYTDLRMFDLAQEYIKDGTDQEKKELVRKRAEWAYSVKEPRAAAELLLSAGENQKAIDIVAEQGWADVLYDIGRRLSLTERDALESVAQNLKTLRALPLAAEIFKKLGDEAQVVQLHIEVRDWPEAFRLAESLPELLPTVHYQHGQWLAETDQFIEAHQAYIKAGRTKEANRLLKQLSNTAIGEERYLDASYFYWLLAKQHLDVYHAKEEQNPVDHHLTEYKNHLRVAKVYYAYSVIYSYMKEPFTTHSPVSLFNVSRFILNEVEHKGVPKGVSMFSVLFTLAKQAKYLQANKLCLLINKRLQSLKPPAGVQEQIDLNFLNSKACKSGFNDPEELLPLCYKCSNYSQHLNSNCCPTCRQDYIFSFVSFEILPLVQFYPEVDISDAEAERLLLAPAKHAEDSDPFNEDVASALPLSLDRNGLRAIDPNHVLILKRREKNVRNVYYRNILPDLQVTYCPQCLLLFYAEDFELQVLQKGHCPFCHTSSEKLMEDF, translated from the exons TTCGCACCACCTGGCTTCGTGCTCCTTGTCGGATTTTGCCTTTTGGTCGGCCGATCAGAAGGCGGTGCAGAAGTACAAGATATCCGCGCGTGTCAATGGCTGCTCGTGGACCAATGATGGACAGTACCTGATCCTGGGCCTGGCCAATGGCACCATATCCATTAGGAACAAGTTGGGCGAGGAGAAGGGGAGAATCGATCGGCCTGGTGGGCCCAACAGCAACGTCTTTAGTGTCCAATGCTGTCCGGCCTGCGGTCCTGGCAGTGTGGACACCATTGGTGTGGTGGACTGGAGCCAAACGCTATCCTTTCACACTCTGAGCGGCCAGATGATAGGCAAGGAGCGAACCCTGGGCTTTGATCCCTTGTGCCTGCAGTACTTTCCCAACGGGGAGTTCTGCCTGGTGGGCGGCTGCACCGGAGGTTTACACTTCTTCACCAGGGAGGGTATTCGGCTGGGTACGCTGGGCGATACCTTTGACACCTGGATCTGGACAGTCGCCCTACATCCAAATGGCCAATCCTACACCATTGGCTGTCAAGATGGAACCCTGGCCTGCTTCAACATTGCGTCTAGTACCGTGCACGCCCTATACCGCGAGCGCTATGCCTTCCGGGAAAACATGTGCGACGTGATCATTCAACACCTGATCTCTGGCCAAAAGGTGCGCATCAAGTGTCGAGATTTGGTTCAGAAAATAGCCATCTATCGGAATCGACTGGCGGTTCAGTTGCCGGAACGTGTGGTTCTCTATGAGCTGAGCTCTGGAGAGGATCAACCCATGCACTATAAAGTGCGCGAGAAGATCCAGAAGAAGTTCGACTGCAGCTTGCTAGTGGTTTGTAGTCGTCACATTGTCCTGTGCCAGGAGAAGCGTCTCCAATGTCTGGATTTCATGGGTGTCCTGCAGCGAGAATGGATTATGGACTCGTTCATAAGATACATCAAAGTTACCGGTGGCCCTGTGGGAAGAGAAGGGCTAATGGTGGGCTTGAAGAACGGCCAAGTGTTCCGAATCTTTCTCAACAACTCACTACCGCTGCTCATCACCACTGCTGTGTCTGCTGTTCGCTGCCTGGATATCAATTCGAAGCGCAGCAAGATCGCAGTTGTGGACGATGTGGGTCGCCTGGTTGTGCGGGACATAATCAACGATACAATTCTGTACCAGGATACGGGTGTAAACAGCGTCACTTGGAACACGCACCTGGATTCGATGCTCTGCTATACCCACACAACAGGCGGATTAAGCGTTCGGGTGGGGAATCTGCCGCCGAGGGCACCACAGAACATGCATGGCGTGGTGGTGGGCCTTTGCGGAGCCACTGCCTTTTGCCTGCGCGGAAATATTATGCACAACACGCCTTTGGCTCTTGGTTCCACCATGTGGCAGTTCATCGAAGCTGGATTGTTTGA cGAAGCCTACCAGGTCGCCTGCCTGGGCGTGACCACCAGCGACTGGGAAGGATTAGCTCAATCCGCTTTGGAGGCACTGCACATCAATATCGCCCGCGATGCCTACGTCAAAGTGAGGAACCTTCCGTGGCTCAAGCTCATCGGCGAGCTACGAGATCAGCAACAGCGATCGGCGGTTCCTAAGGAGGTGCTTCTTGCAGAGAACTGCGCCTTTGCTGGCAAGTTCAAGGAGGCAGCTCGTCTATTTCTCAAATGCGGCCAGTCGTCAAGAGCACTTGAAATGTACACAGATCTACGTATGTTCGATTTAGCCCAGGAGTATATCAAGGACGGTACCGACCAGGAGAAGAAGGAACTGGTACGCAAGCGAGCGGAATGGGCCTATTCGGTGAAGGAGCCACGAGCTGCTGCGGAACTATTGCTCTCAGCTGGCGAAAATCAGAAGGCTATTGACATTGTTGCAGAGCAAGGATGGGCCGATGT GCTTTACGATATCGGACGACGACTGAGTCTTACGGAGCGCGATGCCCTGGAATCGGTGGCGCAGAACCTAAAGACCCTCAGAGCTCTTCCCCTGGCTGCTGAGATTTTCAAGAAGCTGGGCGATGAAGCCCAAGTGGTGCAACTGCACATCGAGGTACGCGACTGGCCGGAAGCTTTCCGTTTGGCGGAATCGCTGCCGGAACTCCTGCCCACAGTGCACTACCAGCATGGGCAATGGCTGGCCGAAACGGATCAGTTTATAGAGGCACATCAGG CCTACATAAAGGCAGGACGCACCAAGGAAGCCAATCGTTTGCTCAAACAACTAAGCAATACGGCCATCGGGGAGGAGCGCTACCTGGATGCGAGCTACTTTTATTGGCTGCTGGCTAAGCAACATTTAGATGTATATCACGCCAAGGA AGAACAAAATCCTGTTGATCACCACCTTACGGAGTACAAAAATCATTTACGTGTTGCCAAGGTGTATTATGCCTACAGTGTCATATACTCTTATATGAAAGAACCCTTCACCACGCATTCCCCAGTTAGCCTATTTAACGTAAGCCGCTTTATACTAAACGAAGTGGAGCACAAAGGTGTCCCCAAAGGAGTCAGCATGTT TTCGGTTCTCTTCACGCTTGCCAAGCAAGCTAAGTATTTGCAGGCCAACAAGTTGTGCCTTCTTATTAACAAGAGACTGCAGTCTTTGAAGCCACCAGCTGGAGTCCAAGAGCAGATTGAT CTAAATTTCCTAAATAGCAAGGCTTGCAAAAGTGGCTTCAACGATCCGGAGGAGCTTTTGCCACTTTGTTACAAGTGCTCCAACTACAGTCAACATTTGAATAGCAATTGCTGTCCCACTTGCCGGCAGGATTATATTTTCTCATTCGTTTCCTTCG AAATTCTACCCCTAGTACAATTTTATCCAGAAGTGGATATATCTGATGCCGAGGCGGAGCGCTTGCTGCTGGCTCCTGCAAAGCACGCCGAGGATTCGGATCCATTTAACGAGGATGTGGCCAGTGCATTGCCGTTGAGCTTGGATCGCAATGGCCTGCGTGCCATAGATCCCAATCATGTGCTGATTCTTAAACGGAGGGAAAAGAATGTGCGGAATGTGTATTATCGTAATATATTACCCGATCTTCAGGTTACCTATTGTCCTCAATGTCTGCTG CTGTTCTATGCGGAGGACTTTGAGCTGCAAGTGTTGCAAAAAGGCCACTGTCCCTTTTGTCACACATCCTCTGAAAAGCTGATGGAAGACTTTTGA